A genomic segment from Spongiibacter sp. IMCC21906 encodes:
- a CDS encoding plasmid stabilization protein — MATMTIRNIEDELKTRLRVQAASHGRSMEDEARDILRAALSSEPVRGASLVKAIRERIAPTEGIELELPAREAIRTPPELDA; from the coding sequence ATGGCTACAATGACTATTCGTAATATTGAAGACGAGCTCAAGACTCGATTGCGTGTGCAAGCCGCTTCACACGGACGGTCGATGGAAGATGAGGCTCGGGACATTCTTCGGGCGGCATTGTCGTCTGAACCGGTACGGGGCGCTTCCCTGGTGAAGGCGATCCGGGAGCGCATTGCACCTACGGAAGGCATTGAGCTGGAGCTGCCCGCCCGGGAGGCGATCCGCACGCCACCGGAGTTGGATGCGTGA
- a CDS encoding DUF3742 family protein, whose translation MATNAHTERWAHRAGCKVGRAWRGVVRQDRRAIEWFVKHGWPTGLAKAMLWAFKLIVLGILLYVAFWLALVLVFFIVTAWVMRNTEISNENEPEWCDGLLGFGLYHPDGSRIDPHDPDDEY comes from the coding sequence ATGGCAACTAATGCACATACCGAAAGGTGGGCTCATCGGGCTGGCTGTAAGGTTGGCCGTGCGTGGCGTGGAGTTGTGCGTCAGGATCGGCGAGCCATTGAGTGGTTTGTGAAACACGGTTGGCCAACTGGTCTCGCCAAGGCGATGCTCTGGGCTTTCAAGCTTATCGTGTTGGGTATTCTGCTGTACGTCGCTTTCTGGCTGGCTTTGGTGCTGGTGTTTTTCATTGTCACTGCTTGGGTTATGAGAAATACAGAAATCAGCAATGAAAATGAGCCGGAATGGTGCGATGGCTTATTAGGGTTTGGGCTTTATCACCCGGACGGCTCTCGAATAGACCCTCACGATCCCGACGATGAATATTGA
- a CDS encoding nucleotidyl transferase AbiEii/AbiGii toxin family protein, which yields MSLSDEQQREHIEVMSALCHGFHKKGLPMILKGGTALKLCYDLDRFSEDLDFDCAKALNLDSSIKEVFTQLGKGKAHLRNPTIDITKDTKTVRRYRITYGDGMNLKLETSLRGTPNDNDLVEINGILTYRIGKLIQQKLSALTGRTAARDLHDVIYLYEHFPDDFDDEALAEITALYDNQSSILEEYTPAYSEDTILSISDLLQDMSRFIDLYEQRH from the coding sequence ATGAGCTTGAGTGACGAACAGCAACGCGAACACATAGAGGTCATGTCGGCGCTGTGCCATGGTTTTCACAAGAAAGGGCTGCCGATGATCCTGAAAGGTGGGACAGCCCTGAAGCTGTGTTATGACCTCGATCGCTTTAGCGAGGATCTGGATTTCGATTGTGCCAAAGCCCTGAATCTGGACAGTTCGATCAAGGAGGTTTTTACGCAGCTCGGCAAGGGCAAAGCCCACTTGAGAAACCCAACGATTGATATCACCAAGGACACAAAAACGGTTCGCCGCTACCGCATAACATATGGGGATGGCATGAATCTAAAGTTGGAAACCTCATTGCGCGGTACGCCCAATGACAACGACCTTGTCGAGATAAACGGTATCCTCACCTACAGGATTGGGAAACTGATCCAACAAAAACTCAGCGCACTCACCGGACGAACCGCCGCCCGAGACTTGCATGATGTCATTTATCTCTACGAACATTTCCCGGATGATTTTGACGATGAGGCCTTGGCGGAAATCACTGCCTTGTACGACAACCAGTCATCAATTCTCGAAGAATACACCCCGGCCTATAGTGAAGATACCATCCTGTCGATCTCTGACCTGTTGCAGGATATGAGTCGGTTCATTGATCTTTACGAGCAGCGTCATTGA
- a CDS encoding TIGR03756 family integrating conjugative element protein, producing the protein MRRPLRHRLRRKAAIILLCHALPSSALTTADIVSSTVSPDCLEYRVVGICYWLFCTPYSCSVETSIKVSHYVPDAVVSSYSNTGENPWAEVAAMSPSNETAQAGGDGTTNESHENNLAKFKNADVIGHPGGYIFSQFAGQWGYSCEGAGTAFMPYLLSTLDTLAWRYNLPEAFYPEALILGRREIGARSTLNLWGNVYPRGGFLHHVDDHKAGAVVAQRAGDIVTRRGQVHVYQPLLARQSAGYWPAGALMESDAATGKWQELTPTLSRSCAVFPNSGNHTQATRGDYAWALWRPYQCCERQGQVFLGSIDVQ; encoded by the coding sequence ATGAGACGCCCTCTCCGTCATCGACTTCGCCGCAAAGCTGCCATCATCCTGCTATGCCACGCCCTGCCCTCCTCGGCACTCACCACCGCCGACATTGTCTCGTCCACGGTGTCACCGGACTGCCTCGAATACCGCGTTGTCGGTATCTGCTATTGGTTGTTTTGCACGCCCTACAGTTGCTCCGTCGAAACCTCCATTAAGGTCAGTCACTATGTACCCGACGCGGTGGTCTCCAGTTATTCCAATACCGGCGAAAACCCCTGGGCGGAGGTCGCCGCCATGAGCCCGTCCAACGAAACGGCACAGGCCGGCGGTGACGGCACGACCAACGAATCCCATGAGAACAACCTGGCCAAGTTCAAGAATGCGGATGTCATCGGCCATCCCGGCGGCTATATCTTCAGCCAGTTCGCCGGCCAGTGGGGCTATAGCTGCGAAGGGGCGGGCACGGCCTTTATGCCCTACCTGCTCAGCACCCTGGACACCCTCGCCTGGCGCTACAACCTTCCCGAAGCGTTCTACCCGGAAGCCCTGATACTGGGCAGGCGTGAAATCGGCGCGCGCAGCACCCTCAACCTCTGGGGCAATGTCTACCCCCGCGGCGGTTTCCTGCATCACGTGGACGATCACAAGGCAGGGGCGGTGGTGGCCCAGCGGGCGGGCGACATCGTAACCCGCCGCGGCCAGGTCCACGTCTACCAGCCCCTGCTGGCCAGACAATCCGCGGGGTATTGGCCTGCCGGTGCCCTGATGGAAAGCGATGCCGCCACCGGCAAATGGCAGGAACTGACCCCCACCCTGTCCAGAAGCTGTGCCGTCTTTCCCAACAGCGGGAACCATACTCAGGCCACCCGAGGAGACTATGCCTGGGCACTGTGGCGCCCCTACCAGTGCTGCGAACGGCAAGGCCAGGTGTTTCTCGGCAGCATCGATGTGCAGTGA
- a CDS encoding type II toxin-antitoxin system VapC family toxin: protein MIILDTNVLSETLRPSPDARALAWLEAQPRAALFTTTITQAEVLYGVRVLPNGQRKAALLDAVQAIFVSDMAGQVLGFDSDAAAAYAEIAAFRKTAGKPISQFDAMIAAVAKSRGAGLATRNVKDFADCGIQVVDPWQY, encoded by the coding sequence GTGATTATCCTGGACACAAACGTGTTGTCCGAAACATTGCGTCCAAGTCCGGACGCGCGCGCCCTGGCGTGGTTGGAGGCGCAACCTCGCGCGGCGTTGTTTACCACCACAATCACCCAGGCGGAGGTGCTATATGGTGTTCGCGTGCTACCGAATGGCCAGCGTAAAGCTGCGTTGTTGGATGCTGTTCAGGCTATTTTTGTCTCCGACATGGCCGGGCAGGTGCTGGGGTTTGACAGTGATGCTGCGGCAGCCTATGCGGAAATTGCCGCCTTCCGTAAAACGGCGGGTAAGCCGATCAGCCAGTTTGACGCCATGATTGCCGCGGTGGCCAAATCCCGTGGCGCCGGTCTGGCGACACGAAACGTCAAGGATTTCGCCGATTGCGGTATCCAAGTGGTAGATCCTTGGCAGTATTGA
- a CDS encoding conjugal transfer protein TraG N-terminal domain-containing protein → MTLYTSDYLEYYLTLVGWIVSNGIWHVLVASGVFALPFLAIIIQEWLRARAEGADEGNKGVLSSLRIENRVWVAIVVILFAGIPFIQLDLSTLAFDRSRSIQCQIDVPLPSETDWATSFTTLNDQSAQVPVWWFFMHSLSKAITGAAVATIPCGTDLRQIRMDIDSTRIDDPVLAQEVADFTHDCYGPSRAKLFMNRPTLGKDEMNDINWIGSSYFLETPGFYDTYHSTLPRPDWPYDTVRDAGFPEVVSGGGYPTCRQWWSDSPQGLRTQLLEQVDPDLLDRIGEWAGFLTQGQINDSVIRAIASPRQQKMNQGAVYTDYGGQIEMTLPNIVARGAADVGLTVGSLGFFPAMDIVRQALPMVLSFLKMAMAICIPLILVVGTYDLKSVVIVSCVQFALFFVAFWFQLARWLDSTILDALYGWGLGADRPHTNFNLLMGLNNAFGDMLLNFVMATLFFILPAFWLSALTWVGIRAGGIAQNLVNGTKDAQSAGARGSDALLKSAK, encoded by the coding sequence GTGACGCTCTATACTTCGGACTACTTGGAATACTATCTGACGCTGGTGGGCTGGATCGTCAGTAACGGCATCTGGCACGTGCTGGTAGCCAGTGGCGTATTCGCCCTGCCGTTTCTTGCCATCATCATTCAGGAGTGGCTGCGCGCCCGCGCCGAGGGTGCCGACGAAGGCAACAAAGGTGTACTGTCCTCGCTGCGTATCGAAAACCGGGTATGGGTCGCCATTGTGGTGATTCTGTTTGCGGGTATTCCGTTTATCCAACTGGACCTGAGTACACTGGCATTCGACCGCTCCCGCTCTATCCAGTGCCAGATCGATGTGCCCCTGCCCAGCGAGACGGACTGGGCCACCAGCTTTACCACCCTCAACGACCAGAGCGCCCAAGTACCGGTCTGGTGGTTCTTCATGCACAGTCTCTCGAAGGCCATCACCGGCGCGGCGGTGGCGACCATCCCCTGCGGGACCGACCTGCGCCAGATCCGCATGGACATCGACAGCACCCGCATCGACGACCCGGTGCTGGCCCAGGAGGTGGCCGACTTCACCCACGATTGCTATGGCCCTTCACGGGCAAAGCTGTTCATGAACCGGCCAACTCTCGGTAAGGATGAGATGAACGATATCAACTGGATCGGTTCCAGCTATTTCCTCGAGACGCCTGGCTTCTACGACACCTACCACTCCACCCTCCCCCGACCGGACTGGCCCTATGACACAGTCCGGGACGCCGGATTTCCGGAAGTGGTCAGCGGTGGCGGCTACCCCACCTGCCGACAGTGGTGGTCCGACAGCCCCCAGGGGCTGCGAACGCAGTTGCTGGAGCAGGTGGATCCCGATCTACTGGATCGCATCGGTGAATGGGCGGGGTTCCTGACCCAGGGCCAGATCAATGACTCGGTGATACGCGCCATCGCCTCCCCGCGTCAACAAAAGATGAACCAGGGCGCCGTCTACACCGACTACGGCGGCCAGATCGAGATGACGCTCCCCAACATCGTGGCCCGCGGTGCCGCCGACGTGGGGCTGACTGTCGGCTCGCTGGGCTTTTTCCCCGCCATGGATATCGTGCGCCAGGCCTTGCCCATGGTGCTGTCGTTCCTGAAAATGGCCATGGCCATCTGCATTCCGCTGATACTGGTGGTGGGCACCTACGACCTGAAATCCGTGGTCATCGTCAGCTGTGTGCAGTTCGCACTGTTCTTCGTGGCTTTCTGGTTCCAGCTCGCACGCTGGCTCGACTCGACCATACTCGATGCCCTCTACGGCTGGGGGCTGGGCGCAGACCGACCCCACACCAACTTCAACCTGCTGATGGGATTGAACAATGCGTTCGGGGATATGTTGTTGAACTTTGTGATGGCGACGCTGTTCTTCATTCTCCCAGCATTCTGGCTCAGTGCCTTAACCTGGGTTGGGATTCGTGCTGGAGGGATCGCTCAGAATCTCGTGAACGGAACAAAAGACGCTCAATCCGCAGGGGCAAGAGGTAGTGACGCTCTACTGAAAAGTGCTAAGTAA
- a CDS encoding DUF411 domain-containing protein, which yields MKPLHTYLRFPALIVFLLFLTACSESENHATKSATIATLDVYKSRTCQCCQQWIHHMEDVGFDTKTHHPSDLNRIKNDYGIAPEFQSCHTAVSSDGYVFEGHIPARFVQQFLENPPDDAIGLSVPGMPAGSPGMEMGDRFTPYKVWLLKKDGSADVFASVNSRDQQ from the coding sequence ATGAAGCCGTTACATACCTATCTGCGCTTTCCGGCGCTGATCGTATTCCTGTTATTTCTTACCGCTTGTTCCGAAAGCGAAAATCACGCAACTAAAAGCGCAACGATTGCCACGTTGGATGTTTATAAAAGCCGCACCTGTCAATGCTGCCAGCAATGGATTCACCATATGGAAGATGTTGGTTTTGACACAAAAACCCACCACCCGTCGGACTTGAATCGCATTAAAAATGACTATGGCATAGCACCTGAGTTCCAGTCCTGCCATACGGCAGTTTCGAGCGACGGCTATGTGTTCGAAGGCCATATCCCTGCGCGCTTTGTTCAGCAGTTTCTGGAAAACCCTCCCGATGACGCCATCGGCCTTAGTGTGCCTGGCATGCCAGCAGGCAGCCCTGGTATGGAGATGGGTGACAGGTTTACGCCTTACAAGGTATGGCTGCTTAAAAAAGACGGTTCGGCTGACGTGTTTGCATCTGTGAATAGTCGCGATCAGCAATAG
- a CDS encoding DUF6088 family protein, with translation MSLAGQVKLQLQSVPEGGVITSRALHKLSPDSQQVDKAASRLYKTAGLQKLRNGIYYRPYTSTFFGKLPPEEERIVRSIKQQYQAKVAPSGELAAYKLGLTDNLPDNISYETNKRIGPIQLDNLTLYFRKVEGKKLVSVNGGLLTVLRALEFLYKEEGRLTVLQEQRIRRLLSRFSRGQLDKAIALWPVWFQDKVKAFMQGVEKPYITGLSALNIPHKGKQADWHQMGMLHRNKFQVAGKNYDSAPNLQDTELFDCSTFLRKFNVDVGTILCATPLRAMKDILFASIIRKSQYPGFFMLDQFMFDITPSEMKQAIDELRPLADETQKQLLDTWMHDNELE, from the coding sequence ATGAGCTTGGCAGGGCAAGTAAAACTGCAGTTGCAGAGTGTGCCGGAGGGTGGCGTTATCACCAGCCGAGCACTCCACAAATTGTCGCCTGACAGTCAGCAGGTCGATAAGGCCGCCTCTCGTCTGTACAAAACAGCGGGGCTCCAGAAGCTTCGCAATGGTATTTATTACCGCCCCTATACCAGCACCTTCTTCGGCAAGCTTCCACCCGAAGAAGAGCGCATTGTTCGTTCAATCAAACAGCAATACCAAGCCAAGGTGGCCCCGTCTGGTGAGTTGGCTGCCTACAAGCTCGGTTTAACCGACAACTTGCCCGATAACATTAGTTACGAAACCAATAAGCGCATCGGCCCCATCCAACTCGATAATCTCACACTTTATTTTCGCAAGGTGGAGGGTAAAAAGCTCGTTTCGGTCAATGGCGGCTTGTTGACGGTTTTGCGGGCGCTGGAGTTTCTCTACAAGGAAGAAGGGCGTTTAACCGTACTGCAGGAGCAGCGTATACGTCGACTACTCAGTCGTTTTTCCCGCGGGCAACTCGACAAAGCCATTGCCTTGTGGCCCGTATGGTTCCAGGACAAAGTAAAGGCTTTCATGCAGGGAGTGGAGAAACCGTATATTACCGGGCTAAGTGCTCTGAACATTCCCCACAAGGGAAAACAGGCGGATTGGCATCAGATGGGCATGCTTCACAGAAATAAATTTCAAGTTGCCGGGAAGAATTACGACAGCGCACCCAACCTTCAGGATACAGAGCTGTTTGACTGCAGTACTTTCTTGCGGAAATTCAACGTCGATGTAGGCACCATCCTGTGTGCCACACCCCTGCGCGCGATGAAAGATATTTTGTTCGCCAGCATCATCCGCAAATCACAATACCCTGGTTTCTTTATGCTGGATCAGTTTATGTTCGATATAACTCCCAGCGAGATGAAGCAAGCGATTGATGAACTGAGACCGTTGGCGGACGAAACACAGAAGCAGTTACTCGATACCTGGATGCATGACAATGAGCTTGAGTGA
- a CDS encoding TolC family protein translates to MNIQWVFLLFLLVGLPVFAQSPANTLSLDEAIAHAIATDPWLNGSRHREDALTSESISASTLPDPKVSLMAANFPTDSFDINQEPMTQLTVGVSQMFPRGDSLELSSRQKQELAEQEPLLRQNRQAKVAATVSQLWLEAFRAQESIRLIERDRSLFEHLVDATKASYSSALGRARQQDIIRAQLELTRLDDRLTVLRQQSESAQQRLSEWVGGRARLPLAQLVPSQYGDEPTSVGSQPDSDRLLYEQVNRHPLLLALDQRIDAMETGVELARQKYKPEWGLSAQYGYRDDDPMGRDRADLFSVGVTFDLPLFTGKRQDKDVSAATSRAEALKTDKLLMARKLMAELDTALVQLQRLNDRRALYAEQLLPQMSEQAEAALAAYNNDDGDFAEAVRARIAELNAKIDFLTIRIDRLKMIAELNYLLSKNGSEPFPATSREHAEGLTP, encoded by the coding sequence ATGAACATTCAATGGGTATTTTTATTGTTTTTGCTGGTGGGGCTTCCTGTATTTGCGCAGAGCCCGGCTAATACGTTGAGTCTGGATGAGGCCATCGCCCATGCCATTGCCACGGATCCCTGGCTGAACGGTAGCCGGCATCGCGAAGACGCTTTGACCAGCGAATCAATTTCAGCATCGACGCTGCCAGACCCCAAGGTCAGCCTGATGGCGGCTAACTTTCCTACCGATAGCTTCGATATCAACCAGGAGCCTATGACGCAGCTCACTGTAGGTGTTAGTCAGATGTTTCCTCGCGGCGATAGCCTGGAGTTGTCCAGCCGTCAGAAACAGGAGTTGGCGGAACAGGAGCCATTGCTCAGGCAGAATCGCCAGGCCAAGGTAGCGGCTACTGTCTCGCAGCTGTGGCTGGAAGCATTCAGGGCCCAGGAGAGCATTCGATTGATTGAGCGGGATCGCTCGCTGTTTGAACATTTGGTGGATGCAACCAAAGCGAGCTATTCGTCGGCACTGGGACGTGCCCGCCAGCAGGATATTATCCGGGCCCAATTGGAGCTTACCCGGTTGGACGATCGTTTGACGGTGCTGCGGCAACAGTCGGAGTCAGCACAGCAGCGTTTATCCGAGTGGGTCGGCGGTCGCGCCCGTCTGCCGTTAGCGCAGCTTGTGCCCAGTCAGTACGGTGATGAGCCGACGTCGGTGGGAAGTCAGCCGGATAGTGATCGTTTGCTCTATGAACAGGTCAATCGGCACCCACTCTTGCTGGCACTTGATCAGCGTATTGATGCCATGGAGACCGGGGTCGAATTAGCGCGCCAGAAATATAAACCTGAGTGGGGTCTTTCCGCCCAATACGGCTATAGGGACGATGATCCCATGGGTCGCGACCGCGCTGATTTGTTCTCTGTCGGTGTGACCTTTGACCTGCCGCTTTTCACCGGCAAGCGACAGGATAAAGACGTCAGTGCGGCCACTTCTCGGGCCGAGGCCTTGAAAACTGACAAGTTACTGATGGCGCGAAAGCTGATGGCGGAACTGGATACGGCCTTGGTCCAGCTACAGCGCCTGAATGATCGTCGCGCGCTCTACGCCGAGCAGTTATTGCCGCAAATGTCAGAGCAGGCCGAAGCTGCCCTGGCCGCCTACAACAACGACGACGGCGACTTTGCCGAAGCGGTGCGCGCCCGCATTGCTGAGTTAAATGCCAAGATCGACTTTTTAACGATCAGGATTGATCGGCTGAAGATGATTGCCGAGTTGAATTACCTCTTGTCCAAAAATGGTTCAGAACCGTTTCCCGCCACCAGCAGAGAACACGCTGAAGGATTAACCCCATGA
- a CDS encoding TIGR03757 family integrating conjugative element protein — protein sequence MRTGSLWLYAVTIGLCLWASLARTEVWVVTDQHHPVAGTPDRLIELDAPARIEAAFSAGLPTNPENAAAAVRQRMAAGKKALHLRLSRAYQDVIDAWQLGVDRIPAVVVDQRYVVYGEHNLRRALSRIEAYRRQQP from the coding sequence ATGCGAACAGGATCGCTGTGGCTTTACGCCGTCACCATCGGATTATGTCTGTGGGCCTCGCTCGCCCGTACCGAAGTCTGGGTAGTCACCGACCAGCACCATCCTGTTGCCGGCACGCCGGATCGGCTGATTGAACTGGATGCCCCGGCGCGTATTGAGGCGGCCTTTTCCGCCGGCTTACCCACCAACCCGGAGAATGCAGCAGCGGCAGTCCGGCAACGCATGGCAGCGGGAAAGAAAGCGCTGCACCTGCGTTTGAGCCGAGCGTACCAGGACGTTATCGATGCCTGGCAGCTGGGGGTTGATCGCATTCCGGCTGTGGTCGTCGACCAGCGCTACGTCGTCTACGGCGAGCACAATCTCCGCCGCGCACTGTCCCGAATCGAGGCATACCGGAGACAGCAACCATGA
- a CDS encoding integrating conjugative element protein translates to MHLSHSHLITRTRIIQCLALALLLSSCHITSAQTTIDGDGVSVTGSVIGDDVLYTIGGGRAVSMGSAGNMQSLGVGVGWNSNLICGDMSITTTLHNQLNGITNGFQSIMSNVIQNATAAVASLPALIIQRADPGLYNLLTNGILQARLDFDRSKMTCRAIANRMADTAGGQLGWDQLAEGMALKEAVADNDAVAAIEEAEANRGNGGVPWVGGDNAGGNSQAPIRMIGDVTRAGYNLLNSRAVDDTSNIDPTTCADQLGCRAWPSPEAAADWAVRVLGEREQRTCDSCTKTRTTPGVGLTPLIQEEYDEKLLSLQDLVTGRSSTTIDNLEAAGSRSLPITRAVIEALRDEPDQDILGRRLASDIALSSILEKALLLQRTLLAGMKEPNVASNELAIAAVDKELTTLEQAINNLKTELELRRTLAGNSPLAIIQRNRVRGANSSGIYDGETIRDRLREAEKPDNSP, encoded by the coding sequence ATGCACCTGAGCCATAGCCACCTCATCACTCGCACTCGCATTATCCAATGCCTCGCCCTGGCATTATTGCTCAGCAGCTGTCATATCACGTCGGCGCAAACCACGATTGACGGCGATGGGGTCAGCGTCACCGGCAGTGTGATTGGCGACGATGTGCTCTACACCATTGGCGGCGGCCGGGCGGTTTCCATGGGCAGCGCCGGCAATATGCAAAGCCTCGGTGTCGGCGTGGGCTGGAACAGCAATCTGATCTGTGGGGACATGAGCATCACCACCACCCTTCACAACCAACTTAACGGCATCACCAACGGCTTTCAGAGCATCATGAGCAATGTGATTCAGAATGCGACAGCCGCGGTGGCCTCACTACCCGCCCTGATCATTCAGCGCGCCGACCCGGGTCTCTACAACCTATTGACCAACGGTATCTTGCAGGCGCGGCTGGATTTTGACCGCTCAAAAATGACCTGCCGGGCTATTGCCAACCGCATGGCTGACACAGCGGGCGGCCAACTGGGATGGGATCAACTGGCCGAAGGTATGGCCCTGAAAGAGGCCGTCGCCGACAACGATGCGGTCGCCGCCATTGAAGAAGCGGAAGCCAACCGCGGCAACGGCGGCGTCCCTTGGGTGGGCGGCGACAATGCGGGGGGCAATAGCCAGGCACCGATCCGCATGATCGGCGATGTCACCCGCGCCGGTTACAACCTGTTGAACAGCCGGGCGGTTGACGACACCTCCAACATTGATCCCACGACCTGCGCCGACCAGTTGGGCTGCAGGGCCTGGCCGTCTCCCGAGGCAGCCGCCGACTGGGCCGTCCGCGTACTGGGTGAACGGGAGCAGCGCACCTGCGACAGCTGCACCAAGACGCGCACCACCCCCGGTGTCGGCCTGACGCCACTGATCCAGGAGGAATACGACGAGAAACTGCTCTCTCTGCAGGATCTGGTGACGGGGCGCTCATCCACCACCATCGACAACCTGGAAGCCGCCGGCAGCCGCTCCCTGCCCATTACCCGGGCGGTGATCGAGGCGCTGCGGGATGAGCCCGATCAGGACATCCTGGGACGCCGCCTGGCATCGGATATCGCGCTGTCCAGCATCCTGGAAAAAGCCCTGCTGTTGCAACGCACCCTACTGGCGGGGATGAAAGAACCCAATGTTGCCTCAAACGAACTGGCCATCGCGGCGGTGGACAAGGAGCTTACGACTCTGGAGCAGGCTATCAACAATCTCAAAACCGAACTGGAGCTGCGCCGCACCCTGGCGGGTAATTCCCCATTGGCCATCATCCAGCGCAACCGCGTGCGCGGTGCCAACTCCAGTGGCATTTATGACGGTGAGACCATCCGCGACCGGCTGCGCGAGGCGGAGAAACCGGACAACTCACCATGA
- a CDS encoding LysE family translocator: MTAYDLLGLFLVMSALAAIPSASVALVVVRSATVNVRNGIATAVGVVAGDLIFITMAMMGLVALSEIMGAFFAMIRYLAAGYLVWVGWQLIRHAADTRVVNAGQVTGGMATSFLSGLALTLGDIKAILFYASLFPAFVDIASLTMSDVVLIMLVTVIAVGGVKVAYALAANRIAWLSKGIVFRQEARVAAGGLLVGAGGYLIVKA, encoded by the coding sequence ATGACTGCATACGATCTGCTCGGGCTTTTCCTTGTCATGAGCGCATTGGCCGCGATACCCAGTGCCAGTGTGGCGCTGGTGGTTGTGCGTTCGGCGACGGTGAATGTGCGTAACGGTATCGCTACCGCAGTGGGGGTTGTGGCGGGGGACCTGATCTTTATTACCATGGCCATGATGGGGCTGGTGGCGCTGTCTGAAATCATGGGTGCCTTCTTCGCCATGATCCGCTACCTGGCTGCCGGTTATCTGGTCTGGGTTGGTTGGCAGTTGATCCGGCACGCGGCGGACACCAGGGTTGTGAATGCGGGTCAGGTCACAGGCGGTATGGCGACCAGTTTTCTATCCGGACTGGCGCTGACCCTGGGCGATATCAAGGCTATCCTGTTCTATGCAAGCTTGTTTCCCGCCTTTGTCGATATCGCGTCCCTGACAATGTCCGATGTCGTACTTATTATGCTGGTGACGGTCATTGCCGTTGGCGGTGTCAAGGTTGCCTATGCACTGGCAGCCAATCGGATTGCCTGGCTATCGAAAGGGATTGTATTTCGGCAGGAGGCCAGAGTCGCCGCCGGTGGCCTGCTGGTGGGGGCGGGCGGTTATCTCATTGTGAAGGCCTGA